The DNA segment tctctcagttttttgggtgttcttgtcactgacttgagcgtcggagcgccaccggccgcagaggcgccatcgtgtgtttttcaggttctcagagaggctatctgtggtgtggacttggagggcacgtggtgtcaagctggtgaggaagaccgtgacgaggcaaggctcttgtgCTAAGTCAACCGGCTGGATCATCTGGctcccaccgtggggccgtataaaaggtcattcccaaccatagttcgtgtttttggtgtttttggtgttttctgttcgactgctcgctATCGCAGTCGATTCCTGGAGTTTCAATcgtttgtttggagttctttgagttgctgaggaaggatgaggacaacacgCTTCAGTTCAGTCGCGCCATCAACAGACGAAGATGTTGTGTCCATGACacaagtgatggacatgatgaggacgctgcaagagaacgtggctgcatcgcgttctgaaTAGGAAAGGATGCATGAGGCGCTGGTAGCCTCGCAAgcaaggaatgaagagctcaacaggatcaacgaagagctgcgcaaagcccttcatgagcgggaggagcgtgcgaCTGGGGACAaatctgcacccccatccccaccgcacaactttcctatgccattttcccaagagatcatggactcggtggtcTCGGCTAACACTGTGGCGGTGAAATcgtctttcactggggtggaggaccctgaagcccatctcacggcgtttcatactcagatgatgctctcggggggctcagacgcggtgtactgtaaggtgttcatgagcactttgagtGGAACAgtgttggactggttcgtcagtatacctactggccacattaccacgtttcaacagttttccaagatgtttgttgagcagtatatagtgaacaaggcgccacccttggtgtcttacgacctgtttgatataaggcagtgcCAAGGGGTGTccctgaaggatttcctgaacagattcaGAGCTCAAATAGTCCGTTTGCCAGGAAAGGATGAAGAGATgttcgtgcacgccttcaaaaagggtgtgttacctgggccttttagtgagtTGCTCATCAggagtcaccccgccacgtttgctgaaattCGGCGACGTgttgtggctcacatcgccgccgaGAGTGAGGTCActgagaagagaggaaatgtgGCCCCAGCTAAACCGCGCGGCCAAGCAAGGGTACAGCCgcagagggtaatggaggcggtggcgggaaagagggatcaaaggatgcgccatccttacgaccctaagaaaaataagagcaagGGGCCAGGGCGGCCCAGGGAGACTAATCGCCCCCCAAGGTATGAGT comes from the Phaseolus vulgaris cultivar G19833 chromosome 8, P. vulgaris v2.0, whole genome shotgun sequence genome and includes:
- the LOC137824639 gene encoding uncharacterized protein, with protein sequence MHEALVASQARNEELNRINEELRKALHEREERATGDKSAPPSPPHNFPMPFSQEIMDSVVSANTVAVKSSFTGVEDPEAHLTAFHTQMMLSGGSDAVYCKVFMSTLSGTVLDWFVSIPTGHITTFQQFSKMFVEQYIVNKAPPLVSYDLFDIRQCQGVSLKDFLNRFRAQIVRLPGKDEEMFVHAFKKGVLPGPFSELLIRSHPATFAEIRRRVVAHIAAESEVTEKRGNVAPAKPRGQARVQPQRVMEAVAGKRDQRMRHPYDPKKNKSKGPGRPRETNRPPRYEFVMGLADLIAIPNIDARLKVPEKTTKKVLGPKPDAWCEFHKSFGHSINSCLALGHQLAELVKSGFLKDYLLEKQADQASGSQPAGSGGQQHELPIHGEIHTIAGGFSGGGCIASQRKRYAKSVMSVEIFEDHSPYVDITFTKGDLKDVVPHDNDPIVISLVTAGRTVHRVLVDQGSSADVMFWPTFEKLQLSPDQLRPYGAACMVLSGTKWR